A stretch of the Ischnura elegans chromosome 5, ioIscEleg1.1, whole genome shotgun sequence genome encodes the following:
- the LOC124159182 gene encoding cytochrome c oxidase subunit 6A, mitochondrial-like has product MAGLLGRLVSRRITTAVNLSAAEGPSATAGHAGGMDLWRKLSFFVAIPAVLLCAVHTYLRDQAHPHEPPEFVPYEHLRKREKRFPWGDGTKTLFHNPHTNPLPDGYESHH; this is encoded by the exons ATGGCCGGACTACTAGGAAGATTGGTTAGCCGTAGAATTACCACCGCAGTTAATTTATCTGCGGCTGAAGGCCCATCCGCTACTGCTGGGCATGCAG GTGGCATGGATTTATGGAGGAAGCTAAGCTTCTTCGTCGCTATTCCTGCTGTGTTGCTGTGCGCTGTTCATACATATTTGAGAGATCAAGCACACCCCCACGAGCCTCCTGAGTTTGTCCCGTATGAGCATCTGAGGAAGCGAGAAAAG cGCTTTCCATGGGGCGATGGCACCAAAACTTTGTTCCACAACCCTCACACCAATCCACTTCCTGATGGTTACGAAAGTCATCACTGA